AAATAAAAAAGGAGATTGATAATAGCAATATAGATGTGATATTAAATGTAAAAAAATTTAGTAAAACTATGTATTATAAGATGATGGGAGCAACTATAATGGAAATTTTAAAAAATGAATATCAAGAAATGCTTGAAAAAATAAACCAAAATGACAAATAATAAAAAATGTGGTAAACTATAAGGCAAGCTTTAGATAAGGAAGTGTATTATGAAAAATATAGAAAAAGTAAAAATATCAACAGAATTTATAAAACTTGATCAGTTTTTAAAGTGGCTTGCTGTTGTAGATAGTGGTTCTCAGGCAAAACAAGTTATTTTAGATGGTAAGGTTAAAGTTAATGATGAGGTAGAAACAAGAAGAGGTAGAAAAATTTATCCTGAATATAAGGTAGAAATTTTTGATAGAATTTACGTTGTGGAATAATTGAGGTGCTGGATTGAAAATATCTAATATCACTTATTTGAATTTTAGAAATTTAGAAAATAGTTCAATAGACCTATCAGATAAAATAAATGTTTTCTATGGTAAAAATGCACAAGGGAAGACAAGTTTATTAGAGGCAATCTATTACAGTTCCACAGGTATAAGTTTTAAGACAAAGAAAACCTCAGAGATGATAAAATATAATTTTGAGGAATTTATATCTTCAATCTCATATCAAGATTATATTGCAAGTAACAAGATTTCTGTAAGATTTAAAAATATAACTGGTGCAAAAAAAGAATTTTTCTTTAATAAAAAAAGGATTAGCCAGACAGATTTCTACGGAAAAGTAAATATTATTGCCTATATACCTGAGGATATAATTTTAATTAATGGTTCTCCTAAAAATAGAAGAGATTTTTTTGATATAGAGATTTCTCAAATAGATAAAGAGTATCTAAGTAATCTTAAAGACTATGATAAATTATTAAAAATTAGAAATAAATATCTAAAAGAAAATAAGAGAAATAGTGAGGAATTTGCTATTTATGAGAGAGAATTTATAAAATATGCCTCTTATATTATCTTTACTAGGATAGAGTATGTTAAAAGTCTTTCAATTATACTTAATTTACAATATAGAAAACTTTTTAATATAGCACAGGAATTAAATTTAAAATATGAAACAAGTTTAGATAAAACTGCAAAAGTAACTATTGAAATGATACAAGAAAGCCTAAAAAAAGAAATTTCACAAAAAAAATATCAGGAAGATAAATACAAATTCTCACTTGTAGGACCTCATAAAGATGATTATAAATTTCTTTTAAATGGGTATGAAGCCAAGATTTCTGCTTCACAAGGTGAAAAAAAATCTATAATATTTTCTTTAAAACTTTCAGAAATTGAGATAATAAAGAAAAATAGAAAAGAAAATCCTGTTGTTATTATTGATGATATAACTTCATATTTTGATGAAGATAGAAGAAAATCAATATTAGATTTTTTCAATAAAAGAGATATACAAGTATTGATAAGTTCAACGGATAAATTGGATATAGAAGCTAAGAATTTCTATGTTGAAAAAGGAATTATAGAAGATGAAAGTAATATCAATAAGTGAAATAGCAACATTTAAAATTTCAAATGATGATAGAATAAAACTTATGATTTTAAAAGAAAAATGGAAAGAATTATTTTTAGATTTATCTCAAAATAGTTCTGTTATTGATTTTAAAGAAAATATCATCTATGTAAAAGGCTATAATTCTGTTGTAAAACATTATATTTATACGAATAAAATAAAAATAATAGAGAAGATATTAGAAAATTTAGAAATAAAATTTAAAATAGAGGATATAAAATTAAAGTAAATATTAAAAAAGTCCAAATAGGTGAACTACTTAAATATAATATTAATATGTGAAAATAAAAATAAGTGAATTGCATTCTAAATTTTAGATAAAAAATTGAAGGAAATGAGCTGAACAAATTTTGGTGTGTCTGAGCTAACTTGTTAGCGAGTTTACCAAATTTGCAGCGAATGTCAATTTTTTATCGTTAAGAAATTTAGCTAGCAATGAGCGATTTTTATCTAATAATTGGAGGATATTATGAGTTATGAAGCACAGAATATAACAGTTCTGGAAGGATTAGAAGCTGTTAGGAAAAGACCAGGAATGTATATAGGGACAACATCGGAAAGAGGATTACATCATTTGGTATGGGAAATAGTAGACAATTCTGTTGATGAGGCTTTGGCTGGATATTGTGATAAGATAGAAGTAAAAATTCTTCCAGATAATATCATAGAAGTTGTGGATAATGGAAGAGGAATTCCCACTGATATACATCCAAAGTATGGAAAATCTGCATTAGAAATAGTTTTAACAGTTCTACATGCTGGTGGAAAATTTGAAAATGATAATTATAAGGTTTCAGGAGGACTACATGGAGTTGGAGTTTCAGTTGTTAATGCTCTCTCTGAATGGCTTGAAGTAGAAGTTAGAAAAAATGGAACTGTACACTATCAAAAATATCATAGAGGAAAACCAGAAGAAGATGTTAAAGTTATAGGTACTTGTGATGAAAATGAACATGGTACAACAGTGAGATTTAAAGCAGATGGAGAAATTTTTGAAACATTGGTATATAATTATTTCACTCTTTCAAATAGATTAAAAGAGTTAGCTTATTTAAATAAAGGTTTAACTATAATTCTTTCAGATTTAAGAAAAGATGAAAAGAAAGAAGAAATTTATAAATTTGATGGTGGAATTTTAGATTTCTTAAATGAAATAGTAAAGGATGAAACAACTATTATAGAAAAACCATTTTTTGTATCAGCTGAACAAGATAATGTTGGTGTAGATGTAACATTCACTTATACAACTTCACAAAATGAAGTTATCTATTCATTTGTAAATGATATAAATACTCATGAGGGTGGAACACATGTTCAAGGTTTTAGAACTGCACTTACAAAAGTTATAAATGATGTAGGAAAAGCACAAGGTTTACTAAAAGATAAAGATGGTAAACTTATGGGAAATGATATAAGAGAAGGAGTTGTGGGAATTATATCTACAAAGATTCCCCAACCTCAATTTGAAGGTCAAACTAAGGGTAAACTTGGAAATTCAGAAGTATCTGGAATAGTAAATACAGTAGTTTCAAATAGTTTAAAAATATTTTTAGAAGATAATCCTAATATAACAAAGATTATAATTGAAAAGATATTAAATTCTAAAAAAGCAAGAGAAGCTGCACAAAAAGCAAGAGAGTTAGTGTTAAGAAAATCTGTTTTAGAAGTTGGTTCTCTTCCGGGGAAATTAGCAGATTGTACTTCTAAAAAAGCAGAGGAATGTGAAATCTTTATAGTTGAAGGAGATTCAGCTGGTGGTTCAGCAAAACAAGGTAGAGACAGGTATAATCAAGCAATATTACCACTTAGAGGTAAAATTATAAATGTTGAAAAAGCAGGGTTACATAAATCTTTGGAAAGTTCTGAAATAAGAGCTATGGTTACTGCATTTGGAACAAGTATAGGAGAAACTTTTGATATATCTAAATTGAGATATGGAAAAATAATTCTTATGACAGATGCTGATGTTGATGGAGCACATATAAGAACATTGATTTTGACTTTCTTATACAGACATATGATAGATTTAATTTATGGTGGAAATGTTTATATTGCTTGCCCTCCACTATATAAGGTGGCAGCAGGAAAACAAATAATTTATGCCTATAATGATTTAGAGTTAAAAAATATTCTAGGTCAAATGAATCAAGAAAATAAAAAATATACTATCCAAAGATATAAAGGGCTTGGAGAAATGAACCCAGAACAACTTTGGGAAACAACTATGAACCCAGATGGAAGATTACTTCTAAAAGTTTCAATAGATAATGCAAGAGAAGCTGATATGCTTTTTGATAAACTTATGGGAGATAAGGTTGAACCAAGAAGAGAATTTATAGAAGAACATGCAGAATATGTAAAAAATATAGATATATAAAAGCAAAACAAATATGTGAGGAAAAGTTAAATAAAACGACTGTAAATTAATAAAGATATAATGTAAATAAAAAATAAGAGAATTGCATTCTAAATTTTAGTTTAAAAATTGAAGGAAATGAGCCGAGCAAATCTCAGCTTGTTTGAAGCTGACTTGTCAGCAAGTTTGCTGAATTTGCAGCGAATGTCAATTTTTAAATGTTAAGAAATTTAGCTAGCAATGAACTATTTTTTATACATTTATTATTTCAGTTTCAGCAGGAGTTATTTAACTTTTACTTAGGAGGAAAATATAAATGTCAAATGTTGATAACAGATATATTGAAGAAGAGTTAAAAGAATCTTACTTAGACTACTCAATGAGTGTTATAGTAAGTAGAGCATTGCCAGATGTAAGAGATGGTTTAAAACCTGTTCATAGAAGAATTTTATTTGCAATGAATGAAATGGGAATGACTAATGACAAACCATTTAAGAAATCTGCTAGAATAGTTGGGGAAGTTCTAGGTAAGTATCATCCTCATGGAGATTCAGCAGTATATGGAACTATGGTAAGAATGGCACAAGATTTCAATTATAGATATTTACTTGTTGAAGGACATGGAAATTTTGGTTCTATTGATGGAGATTCAGCAGCAGCAATGAGATATACAGAAGCTAGAATGGAAAAAATAACTGCTGAATTATTAGAAGATATAGATAAAAATACTATTGATTGGAGAAAAAACTTTGATGACTCCTTAGATGAGCCAACAGTATTGCCTGCTAAACTTCCAAATTTATTATTAAATGGAGCAATAGGAATAGCAGTTGGTATGGCAACTAATATACCTCCTCATAATTTAGGAGAGTTAGTTGATGGAATATTAGCAATTATAGATAATAAAGATATAGAAATTTTAGAACTTATGAACTATATTAAAGGACCAGATTTTCCAACAGGAGCTATAATAGATGGTAGGGCTGGAATAATAGAAGCCTATAAGACAGGTAGAGGAAAAATAAAGGTAAGAGGAAAAGTAGATATAGAAGAGTTAAAGAATGGAAAATCAAATATAATAGTGAGTGAGATTCCGTATCAATTAAATAAAGCTAATTTAATTGAAAAAATTGCTAATTTAGTTAAAGAAAAGAAAATAACTGAAATTTCAGATTTAAGAGATGAATCAAACAGAGAAGGAATAAGAATATTAATTGAAGTAAAAAAAGGTGAAGAGCCTGAACTTGTTCTAAATAAACTATATAAATATACAGATTTACAAACTACTTTTGGGGTTATAATGCTTTCTTTGGTAAATAATGTACCAAGAGTTTTAAATCTAAAAGAGATGTTAAATGAATATATCAAACATAGATTTGATGTTATAACAAGAAGAACTGCATTTGATTTGGATAAAGCAGAAAAGAGAGCTCATATTTTAAAAGGTTATCAAATAGCCTTAGAAAATATTGATAGAATTATTGAGCTTATTAGAGCATCTTCTGATGGTACAGTTGCTAGAGAACAATTAATAGAAAAATATGCTTTTACGGATATTCAAGCTAGATCAATACTAGATATGAAATTACAAAGATTGACAGGTTTGGAAAGAGAAAAAATAGATACAGAATTTAAAGAAATAGAAGCTTTAATAAAAGAATTGAGAGAAGTTCTTGAAGATAATAATAAAATTTATGACATAATGAAAAAAGAATTATTAGAGCTTAAAGAAAAATATGCAGATAAAAGAAGAACAAAAATAGAAGAAGAAAGAATGGAAATTCTTCCAGAAGATTTAATAAAAGATGAAGAAATAATCATTACATATACTAATAAAGGATATGTAAAGAGAATAGAAGCAAGTAAGTATAAGGCACAAAGAAGAGGTGGAAAAGGTGTTTCTGCACTTAATACAATAGAAGATGATTATGCAGAAAAAATTACTTCTGCCTCAACTCTTGACACAATAATGGTTTTCACAGATAGAGGAAAGGTGTATAATATAAGAGCCTATGAAATTCCAGATTTATCCAGACAATCAAGAGGAAGATTACTTAGCAATATAATAAATCTTTCAGAAGGTGAAAAAGTTAGAGATACAATAGTTATTAAAGAGTTTTTACCTGAAAAAGAGGTTGTATTTATAACTAAAAATGGTTTGATAAAGAAAACTTCACTAGGAGAATTTAAAAATATAAATAATTCAGGTTTAATTGCCATAAAGACAAAGGAAGATGATGATATTATCTTTGTTGGACTTATAGAAGATGTTAATAAGGAAGAAATTTTAATAGCTACTCATGATGGATATTGTACAAGATTTTTAACTGATACAATAAGAGCTACTGGAAGAAGTACACAAGGAGTAAAGGCAATAACTCTTAGAAAGGGAGATATGGTTGTTTCAGCTATGCTTATAAAAAATCCTGAAACAGATATATTGACTATAACTGAAAATGGATATGGAAAGAGAACAAGTCTTGATGAATATCCTCAATATAATAGAGGTGGAAAAGGAGTTATAAACTTAAAGGTTAATGAAAAAAATGGTAAGGTTGTGTCAGTGTTAGAAGTCAGTGAAGATGAAGAGTTGATGTGTATAACTTCTAATGGAATAGTTATTAGAACTTCTATAAACGAAATTTCTCGTATAGGTAGAGCAACACAAGGTGTTAGAATTATGAAAGTAGCTGATGATGAAAAAGTTGCAGCTATTACAAAAATTAAAAAAGAAGAAGATTTAGAAAATTAGATTGGAGAAAAAATGAAAAAAATTCTGGTCTTATCAGATTCACATTCATATTTTGATGAGGCTTTAAAAATTTTTGAAAAAGAAAAACCAGATATTGTCATAGCTGCTGGTGACGGAATAAAAGATATAGATGAGTTATCTTATGTTCACCCAGAAGCAAAATACTATATGGTAAAAGGAAATTGTGATTTTTTTGATAGAAGCCATAATGAAGAAAATCTTTTTGAAATAGATGGTATAAAAATTTTTTTAACTCATGGACATCTTTATGGTGTAAAAAGAAGTCTAAGTTCTATAAAAGAAATTGGAAAAAAGTTAAATGTTTCTCTTGTTGTATTTGGACATACCCATAAACCATATATAGAAAAAGATGGTGATATAATATTATTTAATCCAGGTGCAGCAGAGGATGGTAGATATGGTGTTATTATTTTAGAAAATGGTAATATGCAATTATTTCACAAGCAATTATAGGTACAGATGGAGGAAAAGAGAGAAAAATGAAAGAAGAGATTCTAAAAGTTAAAGAAGAAATACAAAACTATATAAAAGAATCTAAGACTCTTCAAAGACTTGAAGAAATTAGAGTAAATTATATGGGGAAAAAAGGAATTTTTACAGAATTATCTAAGAAAATGAAAGACCTTTCTGCCGAAGAAAGACCTAAGATTGGACAGATAATAAATGAAGTAAAAGAAAAAATAAATAGCCTATTAGATGAAAAAAATAAGGCTTTAAAAGAAAAAGAATTGAATGAAAGATTAGAAAGTGAAATAATAGATATAAGTTTGCCAGGAAAAAAATATAACTATGGTACTATACATCCTATCAATGAAACAATGGAGCTTATGAAAAATATCTTTTCAAAAATGGGTTTTGATATTGTAGATGGACCAGAAATAGAAACTGTTGAATATAATTTTAATGCTTTGAATATTCCAAAGACACACCCGTCAAGAGATTTAACAGATACATTCTATTTGAATGATTCTATTGTTTTGAGGACTCAAACTTCACCAGTTCAAATAAGATATATGCTTGAACATGGAACACCATTTAGAATGATTTGCCCTGGAAAAGTGTATAGACCAGACTACGATATATCACACACACCTATGTTTCATCAAATGGAAGGTTTGGTTGTTGGGAAAGATATATCATTTGCAGATTTAAAAGGAATTTTAACTCACTTTGTAAAAGAAGTTTTTGGAGATAGAAAAGTAAGATTTAGACCGCATTTCTTCCCATTTACAGAACCTAGTGCTGAAATGGATGTTGAATGTATGATTTGCCATGGAAAAGGTTGTAGGCTTTGTAAAGAGAGTGGCTGGATAGAAATAATGGGTTGTGGAATGGTAGACCCAGAAGTTTTAAAATATGTAGGACTTAATCCAGATGAAGTAAATGGTTTTGCTTTTGGAGTTGGTATAGAGCGTGTAACTATGCTTAGACATGGTATTGGGGACTTGAGAGCATTTTTTGAAAATGATATGAGATTTTTAAAACAATTCAAGTAAGGAGAGAAAAGTAAATGTTAATTTCATTAAATTGGCTAAAACAATATGTAGATATAAAAGAAAGTATTGATGAAATAGCTAATGCACTTACTATGATAGGACAAGAAGTAGAAGCTATTGATATTCAAGGAAAAGATTTAGATAATGTTGTAATAGGACAAATAGTTGAGTTTGATAAACACCCAAATTCAGATAGATTGACACTATTAAAAGTTGATATCGGAGAAGGAGAACCATTACAAATAATATGTGGTGCTAAAAATCATAAATTAAATGATAAGGTTGTGGTTGCTAAAATTGGAGCAGTGCTACCAGGAAATTTTAAGATAAAAAAGAGTAAAATAAGAGATATAGAATCTTATGGAATGTTATGTTCTGAGGCAGAATTAGGTCTTGCAAAAGAAAGTGAAGGAATAATAATTCTTCCAGAAGATGCACCAATAGGAAAAGAATATAGAGAATATGCAGGGTTAAATGATGTAATATTTGAATTAGAAATTACACCTAACAGACCAGATTGTTTATCTCATATAGGAATAGCAAGAGAGATTGCAGCTTATTATAATAGGAAAGTTAAATATCCTATGATAGAAATTACTGAAACTATTGAATCAATAAATACTATGGTAAAAGTGGATATTGAAGATAAAGAAAGATGTAAGAGATATATGGGTAGAGTGATTAAGAATGTAAAAGTTCAAGATTCACCTGCTTGGTTAAAATCAAGAATAAGAGCTATGGGACTTAATCCTATAAATAATATAGTTGATGTAACAAACTTTGTTATGTTTGAATATAATCAACCTATGCATGCTTTTGATTTAGATAAATTAGAAGGAAATATAACAATAAGAGCTGCTAAGGAAAATGAAAAAATTACAACTCTTGATGGAGTGGATAGGGTATTAAAAAATGGAGAGCTTGTTATAGCAGATGATGAAAAGGCAATAGCAATAGCAGGGGTAATTGGTGGACAAAATACTCAAATAGATAATGATACAAAAAATATATTTGTTGAAGTTGCATACTTCACACCAGAAAATATTAGAAAAACTTCAAGAGAATTAGGAATTTTTACAGACTCTGCTTATAGAAATGAAAGAGGAATGGATATTGAAAATCTTAGTACTGTAATGTCAAGAGCAGTATCTTTAATAGCAGAGGTTGCAGGTGGAGATATTTTATCAGAAGTTATTGATAAATATGTTGAAAAACCTAAAAGAGCAGAAATAACATTAAATTTAGAAAAATTAAATAAATTTATTGGAAAAAGTTTAACTTATGAAGAAGTTGGAAAAATCTTAACTCACTTGGATATTGAATTAAAACCATTGGGAGATGGAACTATGCTCTTAATTCCTCCTAGTTATAGAGCAGATTTAACAAGACCAGCAGATATATATGAAGAAGTTATTAGGATGTATGGTTTTGATAATATAGAAGCTAAGATTCCTGTTATGAGTATAGAATCAGGAGAAGAAAATACAAACTTTAAAATTTCAAGAATAGTTAGAGAAATTTTAAAGGAAATGGGCTTAAATGAAGTTATAAATTATAGCTTTATACCAAAATTTACAAAGGAATTATTTAATTTTGGAGATGAAGTTATAGAAATAAAAAATCCATTAAGTGAAGATATGGCTATAATGAGACCTACTTTATTATACAGTTTAATAACTAATGTAAGGGATAATATAAATAGAAATCAAACAGATTTGAAACTATTTGAAATAAGTAAAACTTTTAAAAATCTTGGAGCAGAAAAAGATGGACTTGCTATTGAAGATTTAAAAATAGGTATAATTTTATCTGGAAGAGAAGATAAAAATCTATGGAATCAATCAAAAACAGACTATAATTTTTATGATTTAAAAGGATATTTAGAATTTTTACTTGAAAAATTGAATGTAACAAGATATTCTTTGACAAGATTAAAAAATCCTAATTTTCATCCAGGAGCTAGTGCTGAAATAAAAATAGGTGAAGATGTCATAGGAGTATTTGGAGAACTTCATCCTAATTTAGTAAATTATTTTGGTATAAAAAGGGAAAAATTATTCTTTGCTGAACTTAACTTAACAAAATTGTTAAAATATATTAAAATAAAAGTAAACTATGAAAGTATCAGTAAATATCCAGAAGTATTAAGAGATTTAGCTATAACATTGGATAGAGATATCTTAGTTGGGGATATGATAAAAGAAATCAAAAAGAAAGTGGCACTTATTGAAAAAATAGATATTTTTGATGTATATTCTGGTGATAAGATTGATAAAGATAAAAAATCTGTTGCTATGAGCATAGTATTGAGAGATAAGAATAGAACTCTTACAGATGAAGATATAGACAAAGCTATGAATACCATACTTGAACTTATTAAAGATAAGTACAATGGTGAAATAAGAAAGTAATACTTTAAAATATATTTTAGGAGGGATAAGATGAAAAAATTATTAGCAGGTTTATTTTTGTTAGGTTCAGTATTGGCATTTGCAGCAGGTGAAAAGAGAGTTCCTATTGAAAAAATGGAACTTAATCAACAAACTTCAATGGTATATCTTCAAGGGCAACAAACTCCGTTTACAGGGACAGTTGAAAAGAAATATGCCAGTGGAAAACTTGAAGCTACAATGGAATTTAAAAATGGAAAATTAGATGGAAAAACATTGGTCTATAATGAAACTGGTAAAATGATATCAGAAGAAAGTTATGTGAATGGAGCTTTAGATGGAGTGTCAAAATCTTTTTATGCTAATGGTTCAGTTGAGTTTGAAACTACTTTTAAAAATAATGTAAAAGAAGGTGTTGAAAAACATTATTCTCCATCTGGAAGAGTGGAAACAGAAGTATTATTTAAAAATAATATTGCAAATGGTATTGCAAAACAATATAATCAAGAAGGTAAATTAGAATATGAAACTATGATAGTTAATGGTAAAAGAGAAGGATTATCTAAAAAATACTATCCAAGTGGAAAATTATTAAGTGAAGTAACTTTTAAAAATGACAAAGAAGAAGGAATAATGAAAGGTTACTTTGAAAATGGAAAATTACAATTAGAAATTCCTTATAAAAATGGACAAGTAGATGGACTTGTAAAAAGATATGATGAAAATGGGCAAGTTATTGAACAAGCAACATTTAAAAATGGTCAAGAAGTAAAAACAAAATAAACTTTTTGTAAATAAATATTTGAGGGGATTATTTTTGTAATCTCCTTTTTATTTATATTAAGGAGTGACAAGATGAAAAAAGTATTATTAAGATTATTTTTGGTGGTTTCAGCTTTATCTTTTTCAACAGAAAGAACCTTATCATATGAAGAAACATTTCTAGATAAAAAAACTGGAATAGTATATGCTATAGGTGAAAAAACTCCATATACAGGTGTAGTAGAAAATTATAAAATTCCAGAAGGAAACAATGTTTTTGAAGGTAAAATTTCATTTAAAAATGGAATAATAGATGGAGTTGTTGAATTATATTATCCAAATGGGAAATTAGCAAAGATAGGTACATTTAAAAATGGAGAAACAAATGGTATACAAAAAGATTTTTATGAAAATGGTATAATAAAACTAGAAATTTCACATAAAAATGGTAAGAAGAATGGAATGGGAAAAAAATATTCAACTAAAGGGGTATTAATAGGGGAATTCCCATATAAAGATGATGAGTTAAATGGAGTAGTAAAACAATACAATGAAGTTACAGGTAAATTAGAGATAGAAGCTAATTATAAAAACGGAAAAACTGAAGGTTCTCTAAGAGCATATTATCCAAATGGAAAACTAGAAAGTGAAGAAAAATATAAAAATGGTTTAAGAGAAGGTTTAACAAAATCATATTATGAAAATGGAGTTTTAAAAGAAGAAAGATTTTATAAGAATGATAAATTACAAGGAATAAGTAAAATTTATTATCCAAATGGGAAACTTCAAATAGAAGCTAGTTTTAAAGAAGATAAACTAGATGGAATTTCTAAAGAATATGATGAAACAGGAAAAATAATTGATCAAACAACATTTAAAGACAATAAACAAATAAATTAATAAATTTAGGAGGAAAAGAAATGAAAAAAATAATAATAGGAGTATTTTTATTGATATCAGCCTTATCTTTTTCAGCAGAAAGAGTAGTAAAAATGGAAAATGCTTATGTTGATGATAAAGGTATAGTATATGTTATAGGAGAAAAAACACCATTTACAGGTATAGTAGAAAACTATAAAGTGCCTCCTATTTCAGAAGGGGATAGTGTATTAGAAGGAAAAATCCCTTTTAAAAATGGAGTAATAGAAGGGTCTTCTAAGTTATATTATCCAAGTGGTAAATTAGCAAGTGTAGCAACCTTTAAAAATGGTAAAGTAGAGGGACTACAAAAAGATTACTATGAAAATGGAAAAATTAAGAGAGAAATTTCTCATAAAAATGGAGTTGTAGATGGCGTTTCAAAGCTTTATTACCCTAATGGAAAAGTTCAAAATGAAACAACCCATAGGAAGGGTGTGCCAGATGGTACATCTAAAACTTATTATGAAAATGGAAAATTGCTTGTAGAAGTAACATATAAAAATGGTGTACAAGTAGGAATACAAAAAGATTACTATGAAAATGGAAAATTAAAAGTTGAACTTCCATTTAAAAATGGAGTTGTAGATGGTATTGCAAAGGTTTACTATCCAACTGGAAAATTAATGTCAGAGGAAAGTTACAAAAATGATCAATTAGATGGAATAGTTAAAAGATATGATGAAAATGGGAAATTAATAGAACAAGAAACATACAAAAATGGAGTACAAGTAAAATAAGATATATAATAGTGATGATGGAATAAAATTACATTTAAAAAGGTATAGAGATAAATAAATGAAAAAAATATTAATAAGTTTGGTCTTTTTAATTATTTTTATTAAATAGTGCAAGAATCCCGTGACACAAGGCTAACTCCTTAACTTGTTAAGGGGAGATAATACCCAGTCGTGGGAGGTTCAGACCTGATAAGTATAGAAGAATATTAGTATGGTAAAGTCAAAAAAAATTATTTGACAAATAAAAAAAATAGTATAAAATAAGCTAAATGCAATTAGTAGATTGATTGACAAAATAAAGGAGAGATTTAAATGATAACAAAAAATGTTTTAAAGAAAGCATTTGTATTTTTAATTTTATCAGCAAGTTTTTTATCTTTAAATTCACAAGAGGTATTTGCAAATGTAGTAAGTGAACAAAATGAACTCGCTAGTAAACTTGTTAAAAATGTAAAAGAAGTTGGGAATGACAGATATTACAAAGGAGATTTTTATTCAGATGTTGGGACTTATCCAGAAGGAATGTTTCTTGTAGTAGAAAAACTTATAGAAAACTATATAGCATTTGCTCATATGGGGGAAGCATCATATCTTGCA
This Fusobacterium animalis 7_1 DNA region includes the following protein-coding sequences:
- a CDS encoding toxin-antitoxin system YwqK family antitoxin, with product MKKLLAGLFLLGSVLAFAAGEKRVPIEKMELNQQTSMVYLQGQQTPFTGTVEKKYASGKLEATMEFKNGKLDGKTLVYNETGKMISEESYVNGALDGVSKSFYANGSVEFETTFKNNVKEGVEKHYSPSGRVETEVLFKNNIANGIAKQYNQEGKLEYETMIVNGKREGLSKKYYPSGKLLSEVTFKNDKEEGIMKGYFENGKLQLEIPYKNGQVDGLVKRYDENGQVIEQATFKNGQEVKTK
- a CDS encoding toxin-antitoxin system YwqK family antitoxin — encoded protein: MKKVLLRLFLVVSALSFSTERTLSYEETFLDKKTGIVYAIGEKTPYTGVVENYKIPEGNNVFEGKISFKNGIIDGVVELYYPNGKLAKIGTFKNGETNGIQKDFYENGIIKLEISHKNGKKNGMGKKYSTKGVLIGEFPYKDDELNGVVKQYNEVTGKLEIEANYKNGKTEGSLRAYYPNGKLESEEKYKNGLREGLTKSYYENGVLKEERFYKNDKLQGISKIYYPNGKLQIEASFKEDKLDGISKEYDETGKIIDQTTFKDNKQIN
- a CDS encoding toxin-antitoxin system YwqK family antitoxin, producing MKKIIIGVFLLISALSFSAERVVKMENAYVDDKGIVYVIGEKTPFTGIVENYKVPPISEGDSVLEGKIPFKNGVIEGSSKLYYPSGKLASVATFKNGKVEGLQKDYYENGKIKREISHKNGVVDGVSKLYYPNGKVQNETTHRKGVPDGTSKTYYENGKLLVEVTYKNGVQVGIQKDYYENGKLKVELPFKNGVVDGIAKVYYPTGKLMSEESYKNDQLDGIVKRYDENGKLIEQETYKNGVQVK
- the pheS gene encoding phenylalanine--tRNA ligase subunit alpha, coding for MKEEILKVKEEIQNYIKESKTLQRLEEIRVNYMGKKGIFTELSKKMKDLSAEERPKIGQIINEVKEKINSLLDEKNKALKEKELNERLESEIIDISLPGKKYNYGTIHPINETMELMKNIFSKMGFDIVDGPEIETVEYNFNALNIPKTHPSRDLTDTFYLNDSIVLRTQTSPVQIRYMLEHGTPFRMICPGKVYRPDYDISHTPMFHQMEGLVVGKDISFADLKGILTHFVKEVFGDRKVRFRPHFFPFTEPSAEMDVECMICHGKGCRLCKESGWIEIMGCGMVDPEVLKYVGLNPDEVNGFAFGVGIERVTMLRHGIGDLRAFFENDMRFLKQFK
- the pheT gene encoding phenylalanine--tRNA ligase subunit beta; the encoded protein is MLISLNWLKQYVDIKESIDEIANALTMIGQEVEAIDIQGKDLDNVVIGQIVEFDKHPNSDRLTLLKVDIGEGEPLQIICGAKNHKLNDKVVVAKIGAVLPGNFKIKKSKIRDIESYGMLCSEAELGLAKESEGIIILPEDAPIGKEYREYAGLNDVIFELEITPNRPDCLSHIGIAREIAAYYNRKVKYPMIEITETIESINTMVKVDIEDKERCKRYMGRVIKNVKVQDSPAWLKSRIRAMGLNPINNIVDVTNFVMFEYNQPMHAFDLDKLEGNITIRAAKENEKITTLDGVDRVLKNGELVIADDEKAIAIAGVIGGQNTQIDNDTKNIFVEVAYFTPENIRKTSRELGIFTDSAYRNERGMDIENLSTVMSRAVSLIAEVAGGDILSEVIDKYVEKPKRAEITLNLEKLNKFIGKSLTYEEVGKILTHLDIELKPLGDGTMLLIPPSYRADLTRPADIYEEVIRMYGFDNIEAKIPVMSIESGEENTNFKISRIVREILKEMGLNEVINYSFIPKFTKELFNFGDEVIEIKNPLSEDMAIMRPTLLYSLITNVRDNINRNQTDLKLFEISKTFKNLGAEKDGLAIEDLKIGIILSGREDKNLWNQSKTDYNFYDLKGYLEFLLEKLNVTRYSLTRLKNPNFHPGASAEIKIGEDVIGVFGELHPNLVNYFGIKREKLFFAELNLTKLLKYIKIKVNYESISKYPEVLRDLAITLDRDILVGDMIKEIKKKVALIEKIDIFDVYSGDKIDKDKKSVAMSIVLRDKNRTLTDEDIDKAMNTILELIKDKYNGEIRK